From one Ooceraea biroi isolate clonal line C1 chromosome 7, Obir_v5.4, whole genome shotgun sequence genomic stretch:
- the LOC105287508 gene encoding Werner Syndrome-like exonuclease encodes MAGIQSRYLLRYCFGRTQIHLAAVRFPSTITMTTRVAAAARLAYLEVPAGPAGLRRSSRNLPQHLKEKLEAPKSEREPNVETLPPIVFKKRIRYTSDFFECAQICDNLIQEVTHSQKEFVPVGFDLEWPFNFQTGSGKTALAQICLEESVCYLLHIYSLKKLPAAFVQFLSHPKVKLIGVNIKNDVWKLGRDFQEFPARKVVENNCWDCGTYANRVLKRSCRWSLAKLTGYLLRKKISKNPEVRMSKWHVQPLSDAQKTYAATDAYVSLLLHTTLADLDKTQSQNENSINSL; translated from the exons ATGGCGGGAATCCAGAGCAGGTATCTGCTTCGATATTGTTTTGGTCGCACGCAGATTCATCTTGCGGCTGTTCGCTTTCCCTCCACCATCACGATGACGACACGAGTCGCCGCGGCCGCGCGGCTCGCCTACCTCGAG GTGCCCGCGGGACCCGCAGGATTACGCCGTTCGTCCAGGAATCTGCCGCAGCATCTGAAG GAGAAGTTGGAGGCACCAAAGTCTGAGAGAGAGCCCAACGTAGAAACTCTGCCTCCAATCGTTTTCAAGAAGCGCATTCGGTACACCAGTGACTTCTTTGAGTGTGCCCAAATCTGTGATAATCTCAT ACAAGAAGTGACGCACAGCCAGAAGGAGTTCGTGCCGGTGGGTTTCGATCTGGAGTGGCCTTTCAACTTTCAGACTGGCAGTGGCAAGACAGCACTGGCACAAATTTGCCTGGAGGAGAGCGTGTGTTATCTCCTGCACATTTACTCGCTGAAGAAGCTCCCGGCAGCTTTCGTTCAATTCCTGAGTCACCCAAAAGTCAAACTCATCGGTGTCAACATCAAGAA CGATGTGTGGAAACTCGGGAGAGACTTTCAGGAGTTCCCTGCTCGGAAAGTGGTAGAGAACAACTGCTGGGACTGCGGGACGTATGCTAATCGAGTCTTGAAGCGATCCTGTCGCTGGAGTTTAGCAAAATTAACCGGTTACTTG CTGAGGAAGAAGATCAGCAAGAATCCCGAAGTGCGAATGAGCAAGTGGCACGTGCAGCCCCTCAGCGACGCCCAGAAGACTTACGCAGCCACAGATGCTTAT GTATCCCTTCTGCTTCATACGACGCTTGCCGACCTAGATAAGACCCAGAGCCAGAATGAGAATTCGATAAACTCGCTCTAA
- the LOC105287509 gene encoding putative lipoyltransferase 2, mitochondrial, giving the protein MRPRVVKFLLAGRLPYGIGLQLQKTLADHHHKRLSEPANTLVVLEHEPVYTVGIRNKGYTEEDERKLRSLGADFWRTDRGGLITFHGPGQLVAYPVLDLKQFRTSVRWYVQQVERMVIRVCAELGIKAETSPDTGVWVGDRKICAIGIHGSRYVTTHGLALNCNTDLRWFDHIVPCGIEGKGVTSVSKELDMEVTVNDILPILKNAFSDEFECDLIEFPAGEASQLLRDIRRSVLQKV; this is encoded by the coding sequence ATGCGTCCGCGAGTGGTGAAGTTCTTACTCGCCGGTCGCCTGCCTTACGGAATCGGTCTACAGTTGCAGAAGACCTTGGCCGATCACCATCACAAGCGTCTGAGCGAGCCGGCGAACACGCTGGTGGTGCTAGAACATGAACCGGTATATACGGTGGGAATACGGAACAAAGGATACACGGAAGAAGATGAGAGGAAGCTTAGGAGCCTAGGCGCGGACTTCTGGAGAACAGATCGCGGCGGGCTGATCACCTTCCATGGCCCCGGGCAACTGGTAGCCTACCCGGTGCTCGACCTGAAGCAATTCCGCACTAGCGTCAGGTGGTACGTGCAGCAGGTGGAGCGTATGGTGATCCGCGTGTGCGCCGAGCTCGGCATCAAAGCCGAGACCTCACCAGACACTGGAGTCTGGGTCGGCGACCGCAAGATCTGTGCCATAGGCATCCACGGTAGCCGCTACGTCACCACCCACGGCCTCGCGCTCAACTGCAACACCGATCTCAGGTGGTTCGACCACATCGTACCATGTGGCATCGAGGGTAAAGGCGTGACTAGCGTCTCCAAGGAACTGGACATGGAGGTGACGGTGAACGACATACTGCCAATCTTGAAGAACGCCTTCAGCGACGAATTCGAGTGCGACCTGATCGAGTTCCCGGCCGGCGAGGCGTCGCAGCTGCTGCGAGACATACGCCGCagtgttttacaaaaagtatga